The genomic region ttgataaaaaaatgtagaagttttataatactaattaaaaaaaatggtgacgttttataataacacttgataaaaaaaatgtagaagttttataatactaattaaaaaaaatggtgacgttttataataacacttgataaaaaaatgtagaagttttataatactaattaaaaaaaatggtgaCGTTTTATACTAAGAGTTGataaaaaatgtagaagttttataatactaatttaaaaaaagttgacgttttatactaacacttgataaaaaatttagaagttttataatattaattataaaaaatattgacgttttataataataattaactaataaaaatgttgccatttttctaaatatattaaataaaaaataacatttaTATACCTTCcttttataacaataaataataataaatataaatgtttatatttttttttattttaacaacaatttaaaaaatatatatataaagttttttttaaataatatttcatCCCAATGAAAACCCACACATCCCCCCAATTTTATTCCACACAAAAGAGCCAATGATTGGGCAATCATTGGCTGACATCCAATCATTGACAATTAATAGGATGTGTGAAAAAGTAAACAAAAAGTAAACGTATAGGGCAATGAGGGGCTTATCAGGTGGGTCCATTTTCAGACGTATAGGGCAATGAGAGGTGTATAGGGTTAGGGGATGTGTGGATAAATTGAGGGGATGTGTGGATAACCAGACCCTTATGAAATTGATCCAAAGCTAAACTGAAGTTTTGCTTAAAATAGCCCAAAATTTATTTAATAATTTGAACAAGAAGCCGTCTGATCCAGGAGTTTTCTCATTGACACAATCCGACACTGCATTCTTAATTTCTTTAGCTGAAAATGCAGCAACAAGTCAATTGGCAACCTCAGAATAAAGACGTTTAACACCACTGTTCAACAGGCCTGGTCTCAATCGCATGATTTATCCATACCAACATGTGGCTTGTTCGTGAGGGGAGAGGTGATAAGTATTTGTAAATTGTAATGTATGGCTTTGAGGTCAACGGCTATTACTCTACATCATATGTACTTACTCAATTACTTTTAAATTCACCATAAGTTCGGGTTAAGATTCACTCCACTATTCCAGTAATAAAATATCAAATCATACTTAACACAAGTAACTATTAGAATGTATATCTCTTATGTATTTAGTTGATGTATTTTAGGAGATAATTGTGTGGTTAATATTTTCCATTATAATATGTATATGCACTCCCTATTTAAAGGGATCTGATCAATGAGAAACTCACGAACAATATTCTAAGAACCATAACAAttgttatggtatcagagccataacccTAGCCAttcatcatcttttttttttcttctgtcTCGACAGAAACCATGACCGACAAATCGTCATCTTCTTCCGATCCCAAAACCCCATCCCTTCATCCTGCTTACACTGTCACCAATATCCAGAATAAAGTCCGTACTCTCGACGGCACCAAAGTTACGTACTCATCCTGGGTTAAGCTCTTTAAATTGCATGCTAAAGCTTACAAGGTTTTGGATCACATAGACGGCACCGCTCCTCCAGAAGAAATCGATGATAACTACAGTTCTTGGTATGAAATTGATGCTCTTATTCTACAGTGGATATACGCCACTTTGTCTGATGAACTCATGGTGAGGGTTCTCGAAACCGATGCTACGGCACGCTCCACATGGATTCACTTGGAGAATATTTTTCTTAATAATAAAGGGTCTCGTGCAACGACTCTTGAGCATGACTTCACGACTCTCACACTTGGAGCATGCTCCTCGTTGGATGATTATTGCCAAAAGCTAAAAGAAATCGCCAATCAACTTGGTGATGTTGGGTTTCCGGTGAGCGAAGCAAGACTTGTCATGCAACTAGTTCGAGGTCTCCCAGCCGAGTATGAGGTTACTGCTGCAATTATTAATCAAAACGCACCTACATGGGATGAAGCAAGGACAAGTCTACAGCGAGAGCAACAACGGAAGGCGGCTAAGCTACAACACACTCAATCAGTTTTGGTTACGCCACAAAAACCCACTTCCTCGACCCAAGAATCTAACCAAAATCAACCCACCCAACCTGTCTATAGCATGCCGAATATGCCGCCCCCTCCCACAGCCCAGTATACCGATCCAAATGGCTTCAATGCTCTCAGCCCAACCGACATTGGTACTGCACTTTCAATGATGCAAATAAGTCCACCAGACCCGACTTGGAATATGGATACAGGCGCTTCTTCGCACATTACGGCCAACCCCGGTAAACTAACTACTCCTTTGTCTATTTCCTCTAGTACTATTTTTGTTGGCAACGGCCAAAAATTGCCAATTGCAGGATCTGGAAATAGCCTTCACACTGTTGCCAATCACACCTATCACCTAAACAATGTCCTTCACTCTCCATCGGTCATCAAAGATTTAATTTCTGTTCGTAAATTTACTCGTGATAACCAAGTTAGTGTCGAATTTGATCCTTTTGGTTTTTctttgaaggatctcaagacgGGCAACCATCTTTCGCGCCATAATAGCACGGGGGACCTTTATCCTTTCACGCCGCCTTCTTTTGCTTGTGCATCTATCTCTTCACCACCTCCTTGGCATAACCGTCTCGGTCATCCAGGAGCAACTATTTTAGATTATCTTTCGCGTCATAATTTTATCCAGTGTAATAAAAATGCTACTTCTTTGGTTTGTTCATCATGTCAACTTGCGAATAGTCATCGTTTACCTTTTAATGATTCAAATTCTATTACCTTTGCTCCATTTGATTTGATACACTGTGATTTATGGACCTCTCCTATTTTAAGTAAAACTGGATACCACTACTACATGGTCCTCATAGATAATTTCACCCAACATGTTTGGGTCTACCCATTAAAATTTAAATCTGACACCTTTACTACCTTTGTTAAATTTCATAAACTTGTCTACACTCAATTTAATTGCCTTATTAAAACGTTTCAATGTGACCTCGGTGGCGAGTTTGACAACCATAATTTTAAGAATTTTGCATCACAAAATGGCATGGTTGTTCGCTTTTCTTGCCCACAAACTTCACCCCAAAATGGCAAAGCCGAACGGATGATTCGTCGTCTTAATAATATCATTCGGGCTCTTCTCATCCATGCCCGTCTTCCTCCCACCTTTTGGGTAGAAGCCCTACATGCCTCCGCCTACTTACACAACATTCTACCCACCACTAAACTTAATCATCTCACACCCGCCTTTGCCCTTTACCAACGGCACCCTACGTATGATCATTTAAGAGTGTTTGGTTGCGCATGTTATCCAAACTCCTCGGCCACCCAACCCAATAAACTTCTTCCTCGGTCTACCCGATGTATTTTCCTTGGCTACCCTTCAAACTTTCGGGGTTATCGGTGTCTTGATCCTAGTACCGGTCGGGTCCATATTTCTCGTCATGTCAGTTTTGATGAGAGTGATTTTCCATTTAATACTACTACCCATCGGGACGACTACACAATTTTTGATGATGACACCTTACCCTTTCCACCCTCACATTATTCGGCTCCTCCACCGACCCCACATCCTATTCCAACCACTCCTACAGCCCAACCACACTCCTCACCCGGCCCAAACCATCCTACTACCTCCCCACTCGGCTCATACCATACCACAACCTCCCCAACAACCACTTCTCCTACGGCCCACCCATCTGTAACACCACCCCATTCGCCTATACCTACCCAACAACCCCATTCACCAATACCTGCTCCCAACCCACACCCCATGGTCACTCGTGCTAAAGATGGTATTTTCAAACCCAACCCTAAATTTAATCTTGCCACTACATCCGCTGCTTCCAATATCTCTCCACTTCCAACTTCATATCATAAGGCATTTTTAGATCCTAATTGGCAAAAGGCTATGGCTAGTGAATTTAGTGCTTTACAGGTAAATCAGACATGGGAGCTAGTTCCAAAACCGGCTAACTCACCTACTATACGGTGTATGTGGTTATTTCGTCATAAATTTAAAGCTGATGGAACTCTTGAGCGCTACAAGGCTCGACTTGTGGTGAATGGGAAATCACAAACAGTGGGTATTGATTGTCATGACACTTTTAGTCCAGTTGTCAAGCTAGCATCCATTCGCACTGTGTTAAGTCTGGCTATTTCTCGCAACTGGCCTATTCACCAATTGGATGTCAAAAATGCATTCCTTCACGGGCACTTAGAGGAAACTGTTTATATGCATCAACCCCCGGGTTTTGTTGATACGTCACGACCTGATTATGTTTGTCGTCTCAAGAAGTCCCTATATGGCCTCAAGCAGGCGCCTCGAGCATGGTACACCCGCTTCGCCAGCTTTCTTTTGTCACATGGTTTTCGCAGCAGTCTTTGTGATTCGTCACTTTTTATTTATCAGCGGGGCTCTCGATTGGCTTATTTATTATtgtatgtggatgacataattttaACCGCCTCGGACTCCTCTTTGTTGAGTTCCATTATTACCATGCTCTCCCGGGAATTTGCTATGACAAACTTGGGGCACCTACATCATTTTTTGGGCATTACAGTCACTCGTGACTCTAAAGGATTGTTCTTATCTCAATCCCAGTACACCCGAGACATCCTACATCGAGCTAATATGACAGGGTGTAAACCATGTGCCACCCCGTGTGATACCACGTCCAAACTTAGTGTGTCGGATGGTGAACTCATGACTGATAGCACCTTGTATCGTAGCCTGGCTGGGGCGCTCCAGTATCTTACCTTCACTAGACCCGATATCACCTATGCAGTTCAACAGGTATGTTTATTCATGCATGCTCCACGAGAACCACATTTTGCCTTCCTTAAGCGTATACTAAGGTATCTTCAAGGCACTATCAACTTTGGTCTCCATTTGTCGGCCTCCTCATCTAATACCCTCACGGCTTATTCCGACGCCGACTGGGGGGGATGCCCTGATTCTCGGCGTTCAACATCAGGTTATTGCGTCTTCTTGGGTAACAACCTGGTCTCTTGGTCATCTAAACGTCAGCCGACAATATCCCGTTCTAGTGCGGAAGCTGAGTATCGTGGGGTTGCAAATGTTGTTGCTGAAACAAGCTGGTTACGTAACTTACTCCTCGAACTCCACGTTCCTATCTTAAAAGCAACAATTGTTTACTGCGACAACGTGTCCGCTGTATATCTGTCCGAAAACCCGGTTCAACACCAGCGCACGAAACATGTGGAGTTAGACATTCATTTTGTTCGAGAAAAGGTTCACATTGGTCATGTCAAGGTTCTTCACGTTCCATCCTCCTCCCAATATGCAGATATCTTTATGAAAGGATTACCTCGCACGTTGTTTGAAGAATTTCGGTCCAGTTTGAGCATTCATTCTTCTCCAGCTCAAACTGCGGGGGACTATTAGAATGTATATCTCTTATGTATTTAGTTGATGTATTTTAGGAGATAATTGTGTGGTTAATATTTTCCATTATAATATGTATATGCACTCCCTATTTAAAGGGATCTGATCAATGAGAAACTCACGAACAATATTCTAAGAACCATAACAATTGTTAGTAACAAAAATCATTAAATTACAAAGAAGCCTTATATTCAATCTTTGATATTATTCCATATTGAAGTAAACTATAGCATTCAGTCCATAAATTTGAGTTTATTTTGTCACGAACTTAATCATGTGCAACGTTCTTCTCCTTATCAATTGGTTGTCGTACAAACTCTACGAATTTCACCTTGTGTTCCTGTCTTCACCCCAACATTACCCATCTTCACCATGGCTCTTCCAAACTCAACATCGAATCTCAATCCAAGTAGCCCCCGAAATCCCAGGAACCGTTGAACAAACCTTTGTGTTGTTGGATCACTCCATAGCTTTGCATCCGATTCAATAACTCCACGTCCATTCCTTAGGTTTGCGTAGAAGGACTCACCAAAGCTATTAACGCTACCTGTATCAAGCGCCACACGCGTCAGCCCATTACCGCCATTGGGGCAAAGCGCTCGGAGCTGGGGTAGGAATGATGGGTTGATATCGGGGTCGGGTCCATTGGTGTTGTTGAAGTTGTATAATCTATAGCTGAATGTTGCACAAGATGCTGTTCCAATTGTGTGTCCACCTGGGATACAAAAAAATAAACAGTTTAACTTATAATTATTAAAATAGCATCCTTGAATTACATTTAGTAATGTTATTTTGCTCTACTTACCAACAAGAGTAACAAGGTCTTGAATGTTAAGACCTTTATCAGCAAACTTTTTAATTTGCACACTAATAGGGTCGTTAAAGGCTGGCAAGGTTGCGGTATCAGATGCTCTTGAAACTAATCCGTCTCTGCGTCCTAACTGCACCTGCCAACTATGCCCACCCGTCTGCAACAAGTCatagaaaacaaaacaaaacgtaCGGTTAATCAACTAATTAACTACATGTTTTTCGCTACTAGAAAACTGGGATAATTTATACTAGAAAACTATTACCAGGACGACAGAATCACGGGCAGCAAGGGCAAGAATATCAGAACAAGAAACGACTCCAGGGCAGGCCTTTTCGAGCTGGGACTTTGCAGCATCAATAACTTCAAAGCCTCTCAAAAAAGCGTTTGGGCCTGCTGACTTCTCAGTTGAGGATCCGTTAATTAGTACGGATGCATCACAACCATTGATAAAGCAGTCATGGAAGAACATCCGTAGTAAACCAGGTGCGATTGTTGGGTTGGCTTGGACCGCAGACTCAACCGCAGATTGGACTATGGACTCCACCCGAGGGCAGGTGGACCTGTAGAAGCCAACTCGGGTGCCTCTATAGCCTTGGCCTAGTGCAAAGTTTGTGAGTGTGGCTAACAGGAGAACCAACAAGATAAGTGGTTTGCTAAGGGAAGAAGCCTCCATAATTACCACCAAAGGTGATTGATTAATATATTTATGTGTCAAAGAATTGTTTGTGAAGTGAAGTATTGTTTGTAGTATTATGTGAGATGATGGTATACATTGCCGGGAGGGGGTATATATAGCCGTTGGAGAATGATAAAAGTAAAACCATTTGTGAATTCAAATGTGAATTCAAAAGTCAACTGGCTAGTTTAATATGGAGGTGTAAGGAATTAGTGAAAGAGAAACCTTCTGACTTCTCCATACAAGTGGGATTCAACCGATGGAGATAAAAGGTTAATTTAACTCATTAACTcattgaaataaaaataaaaggttCATTCTCCACTACTGTGAGCACATGTAGTAACAAGCTTCTTAGAGAATATAAATTCCAAAAACAATCGAAAGTAATGAACTACTCGTTAATTAAGGTTTACAAGCTTGTGTTTACAAGCTAGAGATATTTGGGAGAATCatattttttactatacaaagGAGAAAACAAAGTATACAATATAAATTCATTGTTTTTGTGTATTGAATACctataataaaaaagaaattaTCAAGGAGTTAGGAGAGTGGACTtgccaaacaataaaaaaatacaatacaaaacaaaagAATTATCAAAGTTTAACAACCTAATGTAGTGATAAAAATAATAACTACCTTCCATCTATATCTCTGTCTATATAATTACaattaaaattactatttttttcttatttttaattaaataaaatatttctatagttttatcattaccttttatCTCTTCTCCACTTACAATCActttcaaaaatattaaaaaaatcaaagagGGTAACGGTGTTTTCTCTAATATTAAAAAATCATAGAGGGTGAACGATATTTTCTCTAAATTTACTGATGAACAATAAAAAGTTTCCTCTCCTCCATTCACAACCACGTACTCTATATAATATAGAGATCTCATTCACATAATTATGGAATGtccaatgtgaatgctctaatataTCTCGATAAAACTGATATGATAAAACCAGAAGACCTAGCTAATCGAAATGTGCCCACATGAAATGCTCGCAACGGTCCCGAAGCATATGGACCTCTCCGTTGATAAATCCCTGGTCATAGGGCACAAAACTGATCTTTCATTTTGTTTGAATTTTGACTTGCGCGTtcatatttttatgtttttacttTTTAGTTCTTTTTATACTTAATATATATCACATAATATCAAACTCAGTCAACAATGTTATCTTGTACACAAATATATAAGAGAGGGATGCTGCTTTCATGGAACCCCTTGTAGGGACATGAACACaattcacaagaacaacaaaaaCTTTTGTTTGTAATAAGGCAGTAATTTGCAGAAAGAATACTAAAAACACCAATTATTTTAAGTCCCAAAGTATATTTCTCTGAATAGATAGCTTGATCGACAAGCTTACAATGAAAACTAACACACACGCTTGACTATCAGACTTACGAACCATACTTCTATTTAGGACTATCCCAACACACAATGTTGGTAGATCACTAGAAATAAATTTAGGCACTAATCGGTATTAACATATATATCCTCTCAGTAGTATGAACTGTGGTACCTAATGAACCTAATGAACCTCAGTAGCAACTAAATCTTCAGTCTTGAATATGAACCATAGTGTCAAGTTGTTAGGTTGTAATACTTTGATTAAGATCAGCCTCAAA from Helianthus annuus cultivar XRQ/B chromosome 10, HanXRQr2.0-SUNRISE, whole genome shotgun sequence harbors:
- the LOC110885185 gene encoding peroxidase N1, which produces MEASSLSKPLILLVLLLATLTNFALGQGYRGTRVGFYRSTCPRVESIVQSAVESAVQANPTIAPGLLRMFFHDCFINGCDASVLINGSSTEKSAGPNAFLRGFEVIDAAKSQLEKACPGVVSCSDILALAARDSVVLTGGHSWQVQLGRRDGLVSRASDTATLPAFNDPISVQIKKFADKGLNIQDLVTLVGGHTIGTASCATFSYRLYNFNNTNGPDPDINPSFLPQLRALCPNGGNGLTRVALDTGSVNSFGESFYANLRNGRGVIESDAKLWSDPTTQRFVQRFLGFRGLLGLRFDVEFGRAMVKMGNVGVKTGTQGEIRRVCTTTN